The Kribbella sp. HUAS MG21 genome includes the window TCGCGACGCCGTTCCACCGGGAGCGAGATCGCCACGAGCGCGCTGAGGTTCGGCCGTCCCGCACCACCGAAGAGACCGGACAGCGCCGCGACGACCGCGATCAACGACCCGGGCACGAACGGCATCGCCGCACAACTGACCGCCCACAACAGCTGACTCGCGAGCGCCGCCGCACGCAGGCCGAAGCGGTCGCCGAACCACCCGCCGCCGAGATTGCCGCCGACCAGCCCGACGCCGTACGCCGCCGCGGCGAAGCCGGCCTGTTGCGCCGACATCCCCCGGTCCTCGACGAGGTACAGCGTGAGGTAGACCCACGCCAGCGCGCCGGCGCCGTTGACCAGCTGGCCGACCATGACCGCCTTGAGCCACGCGGGCAGGTCCGCGATCCGCCGCCAGTACATCCGCGCCCCCAGCAGGTAGAGTGAGTTCCCGACAGGAACTTACTCGGCCGGTTAGCGTGGTGGCAACCGGAATCAAGGGAGTACAGACGTGCGGCGCAGCAGCTTCTCCCCCGAGCCGGACTGTGCGATCGCGCAGTCGCTCGGCGTCATCGGCGACGGCTGGGAGCTGCTGATCGTCCGCGACCTCGCGCGCGGGCTGTCCCGGTTCGACGAGCTGGCCGGCTCGCTGCACATCTCGCGGAAGGTGCTGACCGAGCGCCTGAACGGCCTGCTGGACAGCGGGATCGTCGAGCGGTCCGCGTACCAGAACCGGCCGACGCGCTACGCGTACCAGCTCACCCCGCGCGGACGCGCCCTGCTCCCGGTCCTCGTCGCGCTGCAGGACTGGGGCGACCGCTGGCTGCTCGGCGACGGAACCCTGACCGGTACGAACGCACCCGACGAGCCGCCGGCGCAACGTCTGCAGGAACTCGTCGGCCGGCAGGTCCCGTACGTCGCGCTGCGGTCGACGGAGGGTACGACGATCGACGTCGTGGACGCGGGCGCCCGGACGACCGTCCTGTTCGGATACCCGGCGACCGGTCGGCCGACGCCGCTCCCGGACGGCTGGAGCGAGATCGCCGGCGCGACCGGGTGCACGCTCGAGAACCGGCTCTTTGCCGGCCGGTACGACGAGTTCGCGGCGAAGCGGATCGCCGTACGCGGGGTCAGCACGCAGCGGCCCGACGAACAGCAGGCGTTCGCCCGCGCCGAGGAGATCCCGCACCTGCTGCTGTCCGACGTCGACCTGGAACTCGCGGCGGCGCTGCGGCTGCCGACGTTCCGGGCCGGTGGGTACGAGCGGCTGAAGCGGGTCGTTCTGCTGATCGACGCGGATCGCACGGTCAAGGCGGTGCGCTACCCGGTCACGGACATCGCCGACGCGGTCACCTGGGCGCTCGATGGTTGACGTCTGGTGGGCCGGGGTCGACGAGGCCCGGCCGGAGTTCGAGCGCGATCTGGACACAGCCGAGCGCGAGCGGATGGCGGCGTACGTCCGGGAGATCGACCGGGCGCGGTTCCTGCTGGGCGTGACGATCGTGCGCCGGGTGCTGGCGGCGCGATTCTCGTTGCCGGCGGCAAAGATCGAGCTGGACCGGACGTGCTCGATGTGCGGGAAGCCGCACGGGAAGGTGCGGGCCGCCGGCGTCGAGCTGTCGGTGACGCATTCCGGGGCGCTCGTGGGAGTTGCGGTCGCGGACGTGCCGGTGGGGATCGACGTGGAGCGGGTCGATCCGGCGCTCGACGTCGACGGGGTGGCGCGGGTCGTCCTTTCCGCGGACGAAGTACAGACGTTGAGCCAATACAGCGGACTCGAGAAGGCGCGTACGTTCGCGACGTACTGGACGCGGAAGGAAGCCGTCGTGAAGGCGACCGGCGAAGGATTGCTCGGCGAACAGCGAACACCTGAAGGGATTCAGGTGCGGCAGTTGGACGTCGGCGACGACCACCGGGCGGCGCTGGCGGTGGTGAGTGCCGAGCCGCCGGTGGTCCGGACGTTCAGGTTCGGATCTGACCTTCCCCGGTGACGACGTACTTCGTCGACGTCATCTCCGGCAGGCCCATCGGACCGCGCGCGTGCAGCTTCTGCGTGGAGATCCCGATCTCGGCGCCGAAGCCGAACTCGCCGCCGTCCGTGAACCGGGTGCTGGCGTTCACCACCACCGCGGCCGAGTCCACAGCCGTCGTGAACCGCCGCGCGGCCGCCTGCGAGCGGGTGATGATCGCGTCGGTGTGACCGGAGCCGTAGCGACGGATGTGCTGTACGGCGGCCTCCAGGTCGTCCACCACCGCCGCCGACAGGTCGAGCGAGTTGTACTCCGTCCCGAAGTCCTCCTCGGTCGCCGCGACCACATCCTTGCCCGCGGCAACAACCGTCGGGTCGCCGTGCACCGTCACGCCCGCGTCGGCGAGCGCCGGCAGCGCGGCCGCCAGGAACTCGTCGGCCACCGAGGCGTGCACCAGCAGGGATTCGGTCGCGTTGCAGACGCTCGGACGCTGCGTCTTCGCGTTGAGCAGGATTTCCAGCGCGAGGCCGAGATCCGCGTCCGCGTCGACGTACACGTGGCAGTTGCCGACGCCGGTCTCGATCACCGGCACCGTCGACTCGCTCACCACGGTCTGGATCAGGCCCGCACCGCCGCGCGGGATCAGCACGTCGACCAGGCCACGCGCCTGCATCAGCTCCTTCACCGCGGCCCGATCGGTCGGCACGCCTTGGACGACGTCCGCGGGCAGGCCGGCCGACTCGGCGGCGGAGCGCAGTACGGCGACGATCGCCTCGTTGGAGGCGGCGGCCGACGACGAACCGCGGAGCAGGACCGCGTTGCCGGACTTCAGGCAGATGCCCGCGGCGTCGGCGGTCACGTTCGGCCGGGCCTCGTAGATGATCCCGACGACGCCGAACGGGACGCGGACCTGGCGGAGCTCGAGCCCGTTCGGCAGCGTGTACCCGCGGACGACCTCGCCGACCGGGTCCGTCAGGCCGGCCAGCTGCTCCAGCCCGGCCGCCATCGCGTCGACCCGCGCCGGGTTGAGCGCCAGCCGGTCGACCGTCGATTCCGCCGTACCGGCGTCCCGGGCCGCGGCCACGTCCTTGGCGTTCGCCTCGACGATCGTGTCGGTGTTCGCCCGCAATGCCGCCGCCATCGCGTGCAGCGCCGCGTCCTTGGTCGCCCGGGACGCCTCGGCCAGGGCGTACGACGCAACCCGCGCCCGCCGTGCCAGCTCGATGATCTCGCTCACGTCGCCATCCTAGATCCGTTGTTCCGCTGGGTGGATTGTCGTCTCAGCCGAGGCAGCCGGGCGATCGCGTGCGACAGCGGGACCACCGCCGCGAGCGCGAGGTTCAGCCGGCGGTCGCTCGGCGCGATCGGTACGCCGTCCGCCTTGAGCCGCCGCCACGCCCACAGCGAGAACGGGATCACGACGAGCGGTGTCGTGACCAGGCCGGGCGTGTAGCGCCGCAACGCGACCGACTGCGCGAGGTGCGTGCCTGCGTGCAGCCCGAAGCCCATCAGTGACGCCTGGAAGAACCTGCTGCGC containing:
- a CDS encoding winged helix-turn-helix transcriptional regulator, which encodes MRRSSFSPEPDCAIAQSLGVIGDGWELLIVRDLARGLSRFDELAGSLHISRKVLTERLNGLLDSGIVERSAYQNRPTRYAYQLTPRGRALLPVLVALQDWGDRWLLGDGTLTGTNAPDEPPAQRLQELVGRQVPYVALRSTEGTTIDVVDAGARTTVLFGYPATGRPTPLPDGWSEIAGATGCTLENRLFAGRYDEFAAKRIAVRGVSTQRPDEQQAFARAEEIPHLLLSDVDLELAAALRLPTFRAGGYERLKRVVLLIDADRTVKAVRYPVTDIADAVTWALDG
- a CDS encoding 4'-phosphopantetheinyl transferase superfamily protein, whose protein sequence is MVDVWWAGVDEARPEFERDLDTAERERMAAYVREIDRARFLLGVTIVRRVLAARFSLPAAKIELDRTCSMCGKPHGKVRAAGVELSVTHSGALVGVAVADVPVGIDVERVDPALDVDGVARVVLSADEVQTLSQYSGLEKARTFATYWTRKEAVVKATGEGLLGEQRTPEGIQVRQLDVGDDHRAALAVVSAEPPVVRTFRFGSDLPR
- a CDS encoding glutamate-5-semialdehyde dehydrogenase; amino-acid sequence: MSEIIELARRARVASYALAEASRATKDAALHAMAAALRANTDTIVEANAKDVAAARDAGTAESTVDRLALNPARVDAMAAGLEQLAGLTDPVGEVVRGYTLPNGLELRQVRVPFGVVGIIYEARPNVTADAAGICLKSGNAVLLRGSSSAAASNEAIVAVLRSAAESAGLPADVVQGVPTDRAAVKELMQARGLVDVLIPRGGAGLIQTVVSESTVPVIETGVGNCHVYVDADADLGLALEILLNAKTQRPSVCNATESLLVHASVADEFLAAALPALADAGVTVHGDPTVVAAGKDVVAATEEDFGTEYNSLDLSAAVVDDLEAAVQHIRRYGSGHTDAIITRSQAAARRFTTAVDSAAVVVNASTRFTDGGEFGFGAEIGISTQKLHARGPMGLPEMTSTKYVVTGEGQIRT
- a CDS encoding HXXEE domain-containing protein, whose protein sequence is MKTAGSGSAATKVAWGLLAAWIVHDLEELATMPAFSHSPDLPRPLAKVLPMSRTEAATAIGLTGAAMAAASAAGAATGGRSRFFQASLMGFGLHAGTHLAQSVALRRYTPGLVTTPLVVIPFSLWAWRRLKADGVPIAPSDRRLNLALAAVVPLSHAIARLPRLRRQSTQRNNGSRMAT